GGAGACGTGCGTCAGGACCCGTCCCACCACGCCGCCTACGTAGTCGGCCGACCACCCGATGACCCAGAAGATCAGCAGGACCCCGAAGGTGGTGATGGAGGCCACGATCTGGTTCTCGGTCAGCGACGAGGCGAAGACCCCCACGGCCAGGAACGTCGCGCCCATCAGGAGGAGGCCCAGATATCCCGTCAGCAGCACGCCCCACTCGACGCGCGCGAAGTACAGGACCAGGGCCGGATAGACCAGCGTGGCGGCCAGCATGACGCCGTACACCGCCAGGGCGGCGAGGTACTTGCCGATCAGCACGGCGCCGTCACGCACGGGATAGGTGAGCAGCAGCTCGATCGTGCCCGAGCGCCGCTCCTCGGCGAAGAGCCGCATCGTCACCAGCGGCATGAGCAGGAGCAGGATGACGCTGATGTTGGAGAAGAGCGGGCGCAGCACGCTGTCCGTCACGTTCAGCTCGCGGCCCATGGCCGGGTTCATCATGGACTGCATCGAGGCCAGCGTGAAGAAGGCGAAGATCGAGTAGAAGAAGTAGCCGGTGATGAGCGTGAAGATCGTGAGGATCACCCAGGCGATGGGCGAGGTGAAGTAGAGGCGCATCTCCTTCTTGAAGATCGGCCAGATCCTCACGGCGCCGGCGCCTCCTCGGCTTCCGCCGTCTCCTCCGCCTCCGCCGTGTCCTCGCCGGCCACGATGCGGATGAAGACCTCCTCCAGCGTCATGCCCACCCGCTTCAGCTCGCGCAGCTCCCACCGCTGCTGGGCCGCCAGCTGGAAGATCTCGGCGCGCACATCGCGCCCGCGGGCCGACTCCACCACGTACGTGCCCCGCCCGTCCGCCAGCGCCTCGTCCCGCACCTCCAGCACGCCGGGGACCCGCCGCATTCCCTCCCGCACCGCCGCCGGGGGCCCGACGATCTCCACCTGCACGCGCGCCGTC
This portion of the Candidatus Methylomirabilota bacterium genome encodes:
- a CDS encoding ABC transporter permease subunit — its product is MRIWPIFKKEMRLYFTSPIAWVILTIFTLITGYFFYSIFAFFTLASMQSMMNPAMGRELNVTDSVLRPLFSNISVILLLLMPLVTMRLFAEERRSGTIELLLTYPVRDGAVLIGKYLAALAVYGVMLAATLVYPALVLYFARVEWGVLLTGYLGLLLMGATFLAVGVFASSLTENQIVASITTFGVLLIFWVIGWSADYVGGVVGRVLTHVSLLEHFDSFAKGVLDTKDVVYYLDFTIIALFLTLRSLEARRWKG